The proteins below come from a single Microtus ochrogaster isolate Prairie Vole_2 chromosome 22, MicOch1.0, whole genome shotgun sequence genomic window:
- the Gvqw3 gene encoding LOW QUALITY PROTEIN: protein GVQW3 (The sequence of the model RefSeq protein was modified relative to this genomic sequence to represent the inferred CDS: inserted 1 base in 1 codon; deleted 1 base in 1 codon; substituted 1 base at 1 genomic stop codon) → MSGRCLEQRISIKFCVKLNKSVSETHRLLKGFRXGLEDGLNDAXRVRSVTHRTDENTPKVKDSVFSNRQLKVKMLLYVRLILKENLNMRKMSAKVPASILKDEPELEKFEFPLIHSKEITKSHLIVRERATSSEMWRSLQQKAGGEISLC, encoded by the exons ATGAGTGGTCGCTGTTTAGAGCAAAGGATTAGTATCAAGTTTTGCGTGAAATTGAACAAGTCTGTCAGTGAGACCCACCGTCTTTTGAAAGGGTTTA TAGGGCTGGAAGATGGCCTAAATGATGCATAAAGAGTTCGTTCAGTCACGCACAGGACTGATGAAAATACCCCGAAAGTCAAGGACTCGGTT TTTTCAAACAGGCAATTAAAGGTGAAAATGCTGCTGTATGTTAGACTCATTCTGAAAGAAAACCTGAACATGAGAAAAATGTCTGCCAAAGTTCCAGCGAGTATTCTAAAGGATGAGCCTGAACTCGAGAAATTTGAATTCCCTCTGATTCATTCAAAGGAAATTACGAAAAGCCATCTTATAGTGAGGGAAAGGGCAACAAGTTCTGAGATGTGGAGGTCTTTGCAGCAGAAAGCTGGTGGGGAAATATCTCTGTGTTGA